Proteins co-encoded in one Stenotrophomonas maltophilia genomic window:
- a CDS encoding FAD-dependent oxidoreductase: MSRKHAFQFLDLPRTMPQRIPVELRTSGDWGELYGKFGKEDAQYQAGRCLDCGNPYCSWKCPVHNAIPQWLQLVQENRIHEAATLCHSTNPLPEVCGRVCPQDRLCEGSCTLEEFGAVTIGAVEKYIVDTALATGWRPDLQAVQPTGHRVAVIGAGPAGLACADRLARAGIAAVVYDRYEQIGGLLQFGIPSFKLDKDVIHRRREVLEGMGVQFRLGVEIGRDISMQQLLDSHDAVFVGTGAYRYTDGGLDGQDLKGVLPALPFLVQNSRIVSGDDPKGRPIAGWEDTIALPDLNGKRVVVLGGGDTGMDCVRSAVRLGAAKVTCAYRRDEANMPGSAREVANAREEGVRFLFNRQPLSIEAGADDEVIGVTVVETRLGEPDANGRQNAVPIDGSESLLEADVVIIAFGFSPTLPSWLAECGVESQGNGRIVAGGKDRLPFQTAHPRLFAGGDAVRGADLVVTAVAEGRDAAASIVRLLAH; the protein is encoded by the coding sequence ATGAGCCGCAAGCACGCCTTCCAGTTTCTCGACCTGCCCCGCACCATGCCGCAGCGCATTCCGGTGGAACTGCGCACCTCCGGCGACTGGGGTGAGCTGTACGGAAAGTTCGGCAAGGAAGACGCGCAGTACCAGGCCGGCCGCTGCCTGGACTGCGGCAATCCGTACTGCAGCTGGAAGTGCCCAGTGCACAACGCCATTCCGCAGTGGCTGCAGCTGGTGCAGGAAAACCGCATCCACGAGGCGGCCACGCTGTGCCACAGCACCAACCCGTTGCCGGAAGTGTGTGGCCGCGTGTGCCCGCAGGACCGCTTGTGCGAAGGCAGCTGCACGCTGGAGGAATTCGGTGCGGTCACCATCGGCGCGGTGGAGAAGTACATCGTCGATACCGCGCTGGCCACCGGCTGGCGCCCGGACCTGCAGGCGGTGCAGCCGACCGGCCATCGCGTGGCGGTGATCGGCGCCGGCCCGGCCGGGCTGGCCTGCGCCGACCGCCTGGCGCGTGCCGGCATTGCCGCGGTGGTCTATGACCGCTACGAGCAGATCGGCGGCCTGCTGCAGTTCGGCATTCCCAGCTTCAAGCTGGACAAGGACGTGATCCACCGCCGCCGCGAGGTGCTCGAAGGCATGGGCGTGCAGTTCCGCCTCGGCGTGGAAATCGGTCGCGACATCAGCATGCAACAGCTGCTGGACAGCCACGATGCGGTGTTTGTCGGCACCGGTGCGTACCGCTACACAGACGGCGGCCTGGACGGGCAGGACCTGAAGGGCGTGCTGCCGGCGCTGCCGTTCCTGGTGCAGAACAGCCGCATTGTCAGCGGCGATGATCCCAAGGGCCGGCCGATTGCCGGCTGGGAAGACACCATCGCCCTGCCCGATCTGAACGGCAAGCGCGTGGTGGTGCTGGGCGGCGGCGACACCGGCATGGACTGCGTGCGCAGTGCGGTACGGCTGGGCGCGGCCAAGGTGACCTGCGCCTACCGCCGCGACGAGGCCAACATGCCGGGCAGCGCGCGCGAGGTGGCCAATGCGCGCGAAGAAGGCGTGCGTTTCCTGTTCAACCGCCAGCCGCTGTCGATCGAGGCCGGCGCCGATGACGAAGTGATCGGCGTGACCGTGGTCGAAACGCGCCTGGGCGAACCCGATGCCAACGGCCGCCAGAACGCGGTGCCGATCGACGGCAGCGAATCACTGCTGGAAGCGGACGTGGTGATCATCGCCTTCGGCTTCTCGCCCACCCTGCCGTCGTGGCTGGCCGAATGCGGCGTGGAAAGCCAGGGCAATGGCCGCATCGTGGCCGGCGGCAAGGACCGGCTGCCGTTCCAGACCGCCCATCCGCGCCTGTTCGCCGGCGGTGACGCCGTGCGCGGCGCCGATCTGGTAGTGACGGCGGTCGCCGAAGGCCGCGATGCCGCCGCCAGCATCGTGCGGCTACTGGCGCACTGA
- the gltB gene encoding glutamate synthase large subunit, which produces MAPRNRQGLYDPRSERDACGFGMVAQLDDQPSRLLVDTAIAALSRMTHRGGVAADGLTGDGCGLLLRRPDAFLKLLASEAGITVGARFAAGLVFLPHADEAAQACRVQLQAQVEAVGCKVAGWREVPTDDSVCGQLARDTLPRIEQVFVDAGIGQDDAGFALALFLARRRSEQQLRGHADFYVTTLTPDAISYKGMVLPDKLSRFFPDLQRRELASSAIVFHQRFSTNTLPRWPLAHPFRMLAHNGEINTIEGNRRWAQARSKVWKTPRFDIAEFDPVISMHGSDSQSLDNMLELMVAGGMELIQALRILVPPATQSLEFKDPDLAAFYEFHGLNSEPWDGPAGIVACDSRYAVCTLDRNGLRPARWMLTADRHFLVASEAGVWEVPTERVVRKGKLGPGEMVAIDLKRGDLLDSDAVDRINRGRAPYKQWLQQGVTYLQTELIDPSLVEEPFDEGTLRSYHKLYQLSSEEVEQVLRPLAETEQEATGSMGDDTPMAVLSQRSRPLYDYFRQAFAQVTNPPIDPLREDCAMSLSTQLGKETNIFHAGPETVNHVILNSPVLSQRKLRQLLKMDQYVQANRLLDLSYSEDEGLRAGIERICAEAEQAAREGMVMLLLSDRYPVAGRPMVHALLATSAIHHHLSRLGLRCDVNLIVETGTARDPHHMACLLGFGATAVYPYLAYQTLFDLGRRGILKLSKGGEQSQIGRRYRKGVYKGLSKIISKMGICTVASYRGAQLFEIIGLEPEVVELCFPDTASRIGGAGFARLDADARELCAQAWDAQQDVDVGGLLKYVHGGEYHMYNPDVVTTLQRAARSGDPRAWQQYCDAVHARPPSALRDLLELVPAATPMPLDEVAPASALFPRFDTAAISLGALSPEAHEALAIAMNRLGGRSNSGEGGEDPARYGTERRSKIKQVASGRFGVTAEYLVNAEVLQIKVAQGAKPGEGGQLPGHKVNELIARLRYARPGIGLISPPPHHDIYSIEDLAQLIYDLKQVNPTALVSVKLVSHAGVGTIAAGVVKAGADLITISGHDGGTGASPVSSIRYAGVPWELGVAEAHQALLANDLRGRTLLQTDGGLKTGLDVVKAALLGADSFGFGTAPMIVLGCKYLRICHLNNCATGVATQDERLRENHFTGQPERVENFFRLLAEEVRGWLSYLGARSLEEIVGRTDLLRQIEAAPRDGVRVDLSRLLADSRYEGSHCAAQRLYESPDSLATQMDGLLAPAIEHKRGGEHRFLIHNTDRSIGTRLAGAVARAHGNQGMAEAPLELRFRGSAGQSFGAFNVGGLHLEVEGEANDYVGKGMAGGRLVVRPPRGARFEARSTAIIGNTCLYGATGGELFAAGRAGERFAVRNSGALAVVEGAGDHCCEYMTDGVVLVLGKVGLNFGAGFTGGLAYVLDVDRDFVDRYNHELIDIHRVSAEGFENYRQHLHRLIGRHRELTGSIWAQQILDEFRDYIGKFWLVKPKAASIESLTETLRRAA; this is translated from the coding sequence ATGGCCCCCCGCAACCGCCAAGGGCTTTACGACCCGCGCTCCGAGCGCGATGCCTGTGGATTCGGCATGGTCGCCCAGCTCGACGATCAACCCTCACGCCTGTTGGTTGATACCGCCATTGCCGCGCTTTCGCGCATGACCCACCGTGGTGGCGTGGCCGCCGATGGCCTGACCGGCGATGGCTGCGGCCTGCTGCTGCGTCGCCCCGATGCGTTCCTGAAACTGCTGGCCAGCGAGGCCGGCATCACCGTCGGTGCGCGTTTTGCCGCCGGCCTGGTGTTCCTGCCGCACGCGGACGAGGCCGCGCAGGCCTGCCGCGTGCAGCTGCAGGCACAGGTGGAAGCGGTGGGCTGCAAGGTCGCCGGCTGGCGCGAGGTGCCCACCGACGACAGCGTCTGCGGCCAGCTTGCACGCGACACGCTGCCACGCATCGAACAGGTGTTCGTCGATGCCGGTATCGGCCAGGACGACGCCGGCTTCGCGCTGGCCCTGTTCCTGGCCCGCCGCCGCAGCGAACAGCAGCTGCGCGGGCACGCCGATTTCTACGTCACCACCCTCACCCCGGATGCGATCAGTTACAAGGGCATGGTGCTGCCGGACAAGCTCAGCCGCTTCTTCCCGGACCTGCAGCGCCGCGAACTGGCCTCCAGTGCGATCGTGTTCCACCAGCGCTTTTCCACCAACACGCTGCCGCGCTGGCCGCTGGCGCACCCGTTCCGCATGCTCGCCCACAACGGCGAGATCAACACCATCGAGGGCAACCGGCGCTGGGCGCAGGCGCGCAGCAAGGTGTGGAAGACCCCGCGCTTTGACATCGCCGAGTTCGACCCGGTGATCTCCATGCACGGTTCGGACTCGCAGAGCCTGGACAACATGCTGGAGCTGATGGTCGCCGGTGGCATGGAACTGATCCAGGCGCTGCGCATCCTGGTGCCGCCGGCCACCCAGTCGCTGGAGTTCAAGGATCCGGACCTGGCCGCGTTCTACGAATTCCATGGCCTCAACAGCGAGCCGTGGGACGGCCCGGCCGGCATCGTCGCCTGCGACAGCCGCTACGCCGTGTGCACCCTGGACCGCAACGGCCTGCGCCCGGCGCGCTGGATGCTGACCGCTGACCGCCACTTCCTGGTCGCCTCCGAAGCGGGCGTATGGGAAGTGCCGACCGAGCGCGTGGTGCGCAAGGGCAAGCTTGGCCCCGGCGAGATGGTGGCCATCGATCTCAAGCGCGGCGATCTGCTCGACTCCGACGCCGTGGACCGCATCAACCGTGGCCGCGCGCCGTACAAGCAGTGGCTGCAGCAGGGCGTAACCTACCTGCAGACCGAACTGATCGATCCCTCGCTGGTGGAAGAGCCGTTCGACGAAGGCACGCTGCGCAGCTATCACAAGCTGTACCAGCTCAGCAGCGAAGAGGTGGAGCAGGTGCTGCGGCCGCTGGCCGAGACCGAGCAGGAGGCCACCGGCTCGATGGGCGATGACACGCCGATGGCCGTCCTCAGCCAGCGCAGCCGCCCGCTCTACGACTATTTCCGCCAGGCCTTCGCGCAGGTCACCAACCCGCCGATCGATCCGCTGCGCGAAGACTGTGCGATGTCCCTTTCCACCCAGCTCGGCAAGGAGACCAACATCTTCCATGCCGGCCCGGAGACGGTGAACCACGTCATCCTCAATTCGCCGGTACTGAGCCAGCGCAAGCTGCGCCAGCTGCTGAAGATGGACCAGTACGTGCAGGCCAACCGCCTGCTCGATCTGTCCTACAGCGAAGACGAAGGCCTGCGTGCCGGCATCGAGCGCATCTGCGCCGAAGCCGAACAGGCCGCGCGCGAGGGCATGGTGATGCTGCTGCTGTCCGACCGCTACCCGGTGGCCGGGCGACCGATGGTGCATGCGCTGCTGGCCACCAGCGCCATCCATCACCACCTCTCGCGGCTGGGCCTGCGCTGCGACGTCAACCTGATCGTCGAGACCGGCACCGCGCGCGACCCGCACCACATGGCCTGCCTGCTCGGCTTCGGCGCCACGGCGGTGTATCCGTACCTGGCCTACCAGACCCTGTTCGACCTGGGCCGGCGCGGCATCCTCAAGCTCAGCAAGGGCGGTGAGCAGTCGCAGATCGGCCGCCGCTACCGCAAGGGCGTCTACAAGGGTCTATCGAAGATCATCTCGAAGATGGGCATCTGCACCGTGGCCAGCTACCGCGGTGCGCAGCTGTTCGAGATCATCGGCCTGGAGCCGGAGGTGGTCGAGCTGTGCTTCCCGGATACCGCTTCGCGCATCGGCGGTGCCGGCTTCGCGCGCCTGGATGCCGACGCGCGCGAGCTGTGTGCGCAGGCCTGGGACGCACAGCAGGACGTGGATGTCGGTGGCCTGCTGAAGTACGTGCACGGCGGCGAGTACCACATGTACAACCCGGACGTGGTGACCACCCTGCAGCGCGCAGCGCGCAGCGGCGACCCGCGTGCCTGGCAGCAGTACTGCGATGCCGTGCACGCGCGGCCGCCGTCGGCACTGCGCGACCTGCTGGAACTGGTGCCGGCGGCCACGCCCATGCCGCTGGACGAGGTGGCGCCGGCCAGCGCGCTGTTCCCGCGCTTCGATACCGCTGCGATCAGCTTGGGCGCCCTCTCGCCCGAGGCGCACGAAGCACTGGCCATTGCCATGAACCGCCTCGGCGGCCGCAGCAATTCCGGCGAAGGTGGCGAAGACCCGGCGCGCTACGGCACCGAACGCCGCAGCAAGATCAAGCAGGTCGCCTCCGGCCGCTTCGGCGTCACCGCCGAATACCTGGTCAACGCCGAAGTGCTGCAGATCAAGGTCGCGCAGGGTGCCAAGCCCGGCGAGGGCGGCCAGCTGCCGGGCCACAAGGTCAATGAACTGATCGCACGCCTGCGCTACGCCCGGCCGGGCATCGGCCTGATCTCGCCGCCGCCGCACCACGACATCTATTCCATCGAAGACCTGGCGCAGCTGATCTACGACCTCAAGCAGGTCAACCCGACCGCGCTGGTGTCGGTGAAGCTGGTCAGCCATGCCGGCGTGGGTACGATCGCCGCTGGCGTGGTCAAGGCCGGCGCCGACCTGATCACCATCTCCGGCCATGACGGCGGCACCGGGGCATCGCCGGTCAGCTCCATCCGCTATGCCGGCGTGCCGTGGGAGCTGGGCGTAGCCGAAGCGCACCAGGCACTGCTGGCCAACGACCTGCGCGGGCGCACCCTGCTGCAGACCGATGGCGGCCTGAAGACCGGCCTGGACGTGGTCAAGGCCGCGCTGCTGGGTGCGGACAGCTTCGGCTTCGGCACCGCGCCGATGATCGTGCTGGGCTGCAAGTACCTGCGCATCTGCCACCTGAACAATTGCGCCACCGGCGTGGCCACCCAGGACGAGCGCCTGCGCGAGAACCACTTCACCGGGCAGCCCGAGCGCGTGGAGAACTTCTTCCGCCTGCTGGCCGAGGAAGTGCGTGGCTGGCTGTCCTACCTGGGCGCGCGTTCGCTGGAAGAGATCGTCGGCCGCACCGACCTGCTGCGGCAGATCGAGGCGGCGCCGCGCGACGGCGTGCGTGTGGACCTGTCGCGCCTGCTGGCCGACAGCCGCTACGAGGGCAGCCACTGCGCCGCGCAGCGCCTGTACGAATCACCGGACAGCCTGGCCACGCAGATGGATGGCCTGCTGGCCCCGGCCATCGAGCACAAGCGCGGCGGCGAGCATCGCTTCCTGATCCACAATACCGACCGCAGCATCGGCACCCGCCTGGCCGGTGCGGTGGCACGCGCGCACGGCAACCAGGGCATGGCCGAAGCGCCGCTGGAACTGCGCTTCCGCGGCAGTGCCGGGCAGAGCTTCGGTGCCTTCAACGTCGGTGGCCTGCACCTGGAAGTGGAAGGGGAAGCCAACGACTACGTGGGCAAGGGCATGGCCGGCGGCCGCCTGGTGGTACGCCCACCGCGTGGCGCCCGCTTCGAGGCACGCAGCACCGCGATCATCGGCAACACCTGCCTGTATGGCGCCACCGGCGGCGAGCTGTTCGCCGCCGGTCGTGCGGGTGAGCGCTTCGCGGTACGCAATTCCGGCGCGCTGGCGGTGGTGGAAGGGGCCGGTGATCACTGCTGCGAGTACATGACCGACGGCGTGGTGCTGGTGCTGGGCAAGGTCGGCCTGAACTTCGGTGCCGGCTTCACCGGTGGCCTGGCCTACGTGCTGGACGTCGATCGCGATTTCGTCGACCGCTACAACCACGAGCTGATCGACATCCATCGCGTCTCCGCCGAGGGCTTCGAGAACTATCGCCAGCACCTGCACCGCCTGATCGGCCGCCACCGCGAGCTGACCGGCAGCATCTGGGCGCAGCAGATCCTGGACGAGTTCCGCGATTACATCGGCAAGTTCTGGCTGGTCAAACCCAAGGCCGCCAGCATCGAGTCGCTGACCGAGACCCTGCGGCGCGCCGCGTGA
- a CDS encoding BlaI/MecI/CopY family transcriptional regulator encodes MRGKTIGDQELALLQYIDEHAPASVGEVASGYGEARGLARSTVLTMMERLRAKGYLQRRQQDGIYRYQATRGPQSVLQGAVAQFVDNTLQGSVSPFVAYLSQRQQVSDNELAELEALVAQLQSRRHEG; translated from the coding sequence ATGCGTGGCAAGACGATCGGGGACCAGGAACTGGCCCTGCTGCAGTACATCGATGAACATGCGCCGGCCAGCGTCGGCGAGGTCGCCAGTGGTTACGGCGAGGCCCGGGGCCTGGCCCGTTCCACCGTGCTGACCATGATGGAGCGCCTGCGGGCGAAGGGGTATCTTCAGCGCAGGCAGCAGGACGGTATCTACCGCTACCAGGCCACTCGTGGCCCGCAGAGCGTGCTGCAGGGCGCCGTGGCCCAGTTCGTCGACAACACCCTGCAAGGCTCGGTGTCGCCGTTCGTGGCCTATCTGTCGCAGCGCCAGCAGGTCAGCGACAACGAGCTGGCCGAACTGGAAGCGCTGGTCGCCCAACTCCAATCGCGCCGCCACGAGGGCTGA
- a CDS encoding SDR family oxidoreductase, translating into MATTAKTPTRRKASPKVRKSSTKTKPVADNDRPRVVKTATRKAAASDPRAARVASRQRRLQDQEKAKDARAAKKATKKTATQAGARRQPEVMPAQQLTKPGHEHELELAPRFLAPDYAGSGKLQGMRAIITGGDSGIGRAVAVLFAREGADVAVLHLDEAEDADITRQHVEREGGRCVVIAGDVRDPRFCNRAVKQVAKAFGGIDILVNNAAFQLHCQRLEDLEDAHLQETLQTNIGGYIQMARAVLPHLGEGASIINTGSETGLFGSKALIDYSATKGAIHAFTKALASQLLPRGIRVNCVAPGPVWTPLNPADKQAQDVAEFGKDSDMGRPAQPEELSPAYVFLASPACASYISGVILPVMGGPRG; encoded by the coding sequence ATGGCCACCACCGCAAAGACCCCCACCCGCCGCAAAGCCTCGCCCAAGGTGCGCAAAAGCAGCACCAAGACGAAGCCGGTTGCTGACAACGATCGCCCGCGCGTTGTGAAAACCGCTACCCGCAAGGCGGCCGCCAGCGACCCGCGCGCGGCACGCGTGGCTTCGCGGCAGCGGCGCCTGCAGGATCAGGAGAAGGCCAAGGACGCGCGCGCCGCGAAGAAGGCAACGAAGAAGACCGCCACCCAGGCCGGTGCGCGCAGGCAACCTGAGGTCATGCCCGCCCAGCAGCTGACCAAGCCCGGGCATGAACACGAACTTGAGCTGGCGCCACGCTTCCTTGCGCCGGACTACGCTGGAAGCGGCAAGCTGCAGGGCATGCGCGCGATCATCACCGGGGGCGATTCCGGTATCGGCCGCGCGGTGGCGGTGCTGTTCGCACGCGAGGGAGCGGACGTGGCCGTGCTGCACCTGGACGAAGCCGAGGATGCCGACATCACCCGCCAGCATGTCGAGCGCGAAGGCGGCCGCTGCGTGGTGATTGCCGGCGACGTGCGCGATCCGCGCTTCTGCAACCGGGCGGTGAAGCAGGTGGCCAAGGCCTTCGGCGGCATCGACATCCTGGTCAACAACGCCGCCTTCCAGCTGCATTGCCAGCGCCTGGAAGACCTTGAAGATGCCCATTTGCAGGAAACGCTGCAGACCAATATCGGCGGCTACATCCAGATGGCGCGCGCGGTGCTGCCGCATCTGGGCGAGGGCGCCAGCATCATCAACACCGGCTCGGAGACCGGGCTGTTCGGCAGCAAGGCGCTGATCGACTACTCGGCCACCAAGGGCGCGATCCATGCGTTCACCAAGGCGCTGGCCAGCCAGCTGCTGCCGCGTGGCATCCGGGTCAACTGCGTGGCGCCGGGTCCGGTGTGGACCCCGTTGAACCCCGCCGACAAGCAGGCGCAGGACGTGGCCGAGTTCGGCAAGGACAGCGACATGGGCCGGCCCGCGCAGCCGGAAGAGCTGTCACCGGCGTACGTGTTCCTGGCCTCGCCCGCCTGCGCCAGCTACATCAGCGGGGTGATCCTGCCGGTGATGGGCGGCCCGCGGGGCTGA
- a CDS encoding serine hydrolase domain-containing protein: MLLAALPVAAAAAPLDTANEQTRRLIRQTMQDERIPGLQVAVVKDGQVVLSEAFGLANVENGVAASRDTRFPLNSATKAFTGVAAAQLAQQGRLDLDAPLSRYLDALPQPWQSVRVRQLLAHTSGLPDILDAQGLVGGGTEAQAWQAVTARPMDAAPGQRFAYNQTNYLLLARIIARQSGMPYERFLAGSQFGIAGMSRTTFGDSYDLVPDMATMYSLAPRVTEAVDTPPRLSHWFYDVPPSLWAGGGILTTADDTARWLAALTDGRLLGEAARARMWTAEPLADGRAGPWGSGWPVLQTVPDRQVAGIGGARSAFIVYPDRGVAVVVLTNLVGANPQRFIPRIADLYAPAATAP, translated from the coding sequence CTGTTGCTGGCCGCCCTGCCGGTGGCTGCCGCTGCGGCACCGCTCGACACCGCCAACGAGCAGACCCGCCGGCTGATCCGCCAGACCATGCAGGACGAGCGCATTCCCGGCCTGCAGGTGGCCGTGGTCAAGGACGGGCAGGTTGTGCTTTCCGAGGCCTTTGGCCTGGCCAATGTCGAGAACGGCGTTGCCGCCTCGCGCGACACCCGCTTCCCGCTGAACTCGGCCACCAAGGCCTTTACCGGCGTGGCGGCCGCACAGTTGGCGCAGCAGGGCAGGCTGGACCTGGATGCACCGTTGTCGCGCTATCTCGACGCCCTGCCGCAGCCCTGGCAGAGCGTACGTGTGCGCCAGCTGCTGGCGCACACCTCGGGCCTGCCGGACATCCTTGATGCGCAGGGGCTGGTCGGCGGTGGCACCGAGGCGCAGGCCTGGCAGGCCGTGACCGCGCGGCCGATGGACGCCGCTCCCGGCCAGCGCTTCGCCTACAACCAGACCAACTACCTGCTGCTGGCGCGGATCATCGCGCGGCAATCGGGCATGCCCTACGAGCGCTTCCTCGCCGGCAGCCAGTTCGGCATCGCCGGCATGTCCCGCACCACCTTCGGCGACAGCTACGACCTGGTACCCGATATGGCGACGATGTACAGCCTCGCCCCGCGCGTGACCGAAGCGGTCGACACGCCACCACGGCTGTCGCACTGGTTCTACGACGTTCCGCCTTCGCTGTGGGCCGGTGGCGGCATCCTCACCACCGCCGATGACACGGCACGCTGGTTGGCCGCACTCACCGACGGCCGCCTGCTGGGTGAGGCTGCGCGCGCGCGCATGTGGACAGCCGAGCCCCTTGCCGACGGTCGCGCCGGCCCCTGGGGCAGCGGCTGGCCGGTGCTGCAGACGGTGCCGGACCGCCAGGTGGCCGGCATCGGCGGCGCGCGCTCGGCTTTCATCGTCTACCCCGACCGCGGTGTGGCAGTGGTGGTACTGACCAACCTGGTCGGTGCCAACCCGCAGCGGTTCATTCCGCGCATCGCCGATCTTTATGCGCCTGCTGCAACAGCGCCCTGA
- a CDS encoding DNA topoisomerase IB, whose product MATPPTPEQQAARAAGLRYVDDTQPGLSRRRAGKGFAYRDADGRAVRDAATLQRIRALAIPPAYTAVWICAQANGHLQATGRDARGRKQYRYHADWAAVRDAGKFDRVIAFGEALPRLRRRLGRDLKRSGFPREKVLAVVVALLADTLVRVGNETYARENKSFGLTTLRNRHLDLLRGGRVRMRFRGKSGQLHEVTVGNRRLGTLVRGVQQLPGQALFQYRDDDGVIQPVDSGAVNDYLREVMGEDFTAKDFRTWGGTVAAVQALAATELPEPASQRALAQAQRAVVCEVAALLGNTPAVCRKAYIDPCVFVGWERGELAKLAGLRGPRQWEQATLRVLRRARRLARRAGAP is encoded by the coding sequence ATGGCAACGCCCCCCACCCCCGAACAACAGGCCGCGCGCGCCGCCGGCCTGCGCTATGTCGATGACACCCAGCCCGGTCTCAGCCGCCGCCGCGCCGGCAAGGGCTTTGCCTACCGCGATGCCGATGGGCGTGCCGTGCGCGATGCCGCCACCCTGCAGCGGATCCGTGCGCTGGCCATTCCACCGGCCTACACCGCGGTGTGGATCTGTGCACAGGCCAATGGCCATCTGCAGGCCACCGGCCGCGACGCGCGTGGGCGCAAGCAGTATCGCTACCACGCTGACTGGGCCGCGGTACGCGACGCCGGCAAGTTCGACCGGGTGATCGCTTTTGGCGAAGCGTTGCCCAGGCTGCGGCGCCGGCTCGGCCGCGATCTCAAACGCAGCGGCTTCCCGCGCGAAAAAGTGCTGGCGGTGGTGGTCGCGCTGCTGGCCGACACCCTGGTGCGGGTAGGCAATGAAACCTATGCCAGGGAAAACAAATCCTTTGGCCTGACCACGCTGCGCAACCGGCATCTGGACCTGCTGCGCGGCGGGCGCGTGCGCATGCGCTTCCGCGGCAAATCCGGGCAGCTGCATGAAGTGACGGTCGGTAACCGCCGGCTGGGCACGCTGGTGCGCGGCGTGCAGCAGCTGCCTGGCCAGGCCCTGTTCCAGTACCGTGACGATGACGGTGTCATCCAGCCGGTCGATTCCGGTGCGGTCAACGATTACTTGCGCGAGGTGATGGGCGAGGACTTCACCGCCAAGGATTTCCGCACTTGGGGCGGCACCGTGGCCGCGGTGCAGGCGTTGGCCGCCACCGAGCTGCCGGAGCCGGCCAGCCAGCGCGCGCTGGCCCAGGCGCAGCGCGCGGTGGTGTGCGAGGTGGCAGCGCTGCTGGGCAATACCCCGGCGGTGTGCCGCAAGGCCTACATCGACCCCTGTGTGTTCGTCGGCTGGGAACGCGGCGAACTGGCGAAGCTGGCGGGCCTGCGCGGGCCGCGCCAGTGGGAGCAGGCCACGTTGAGAGTGCTGCGCAGGGCGCGCCGGCTGGCCCGGCGCGCCGGCGCGCCGTAG
- a CDS encoding I78 family peptidase inhibitor translates to MSFPIRARSLSALLLPAVLALTACQAPALDEQDSATAHAQQAAEAAKAPADEAGKATEAPPVGSCDASQVQSLVGQAYTDALGKQAQEDAGASQVRVLKPNDVATMEFLGDRLNIEVDAKDQVSGVRCG, encoded by the coding sequence ATGTCGTTCCCGATTCGCGCCCGTTCGCTCTCCGCCCTGTTGCTGCCGGCCGTGCTGGCCCTGACCGCCTGCCAGGCGCCGGCGCTGGATGAACAGGATTCGGCCACGGCCCATGCGCAGCAGGCCGCCGAGGCCGCCAAGGCCCCCGCCGACGAAGCGGGCAAGGCCACCGAGGCACCGCCGGTCGGCAGCTGCGACGCCAGCCAGGTGCAGAGCCTGGTCGGCCAGGCCTACACCGATGCGCTGGGCAAGCAGGCCCAGGAAGATGCCGGCGCCAGCCAGGTACGCGTGCTCAAGCCCAACGATGTGGCCACGATGGAGTTCCTGGGCGACCGCCTGAACATCGAAGTGGACGCCAAGGACCAGGTCAGCGGCGTGCGCTGCGGCTGA